One window of the Klebsiella oxytoca genome contains the following:
- a CDS encoding alpha-2-macroglobulin family protein produces MKPFRLAALSLALLTALSLTGCDDSGKPQATAPAASAAVEKESAKPDSAQLAALAEKSQGKALTLLDASEVQLDDASTLVLTFSIPLQPDQDFSRSVHLVDKKSGKVDGAWELAPNLKELRLRHLEPKRELIVSVDPTLAALNKATFGSSFEKTITTRDIAPSIGFASRGSLLPGKVVAGLPVMALNVDNVDVNFFRIKPESLSAFVSQWEYRNSLSNWESDELLKMADLVYTGRFDLNPARNTREKLLLPLADIKPLQEPGVYIAVMNQAGHYSYSNAATLFTLSDIGVSAHRYHNRLDVFTQSLENGAAQSGIDVQLLNAKGQTLAQAKSDAQGHVTLQTDKDAALLLARKDGQTTLLDLKLPALDLAEFSIAGAPGFTKQLFMFGPRDLYRPGETVILNALLRDSDGKPLPEQPVKLEVVQPDGQVIRSTVSKPVNGLYQFTYPLDSGAATGMWHIRASTGDNQPREWDFHVEDFMPERMALNLTPQSTPVAPADDVNFAVTGAYLYGAPASGNQLQGKLFLRPLRDAVPALPGFQFGDIAEENLSRSLDEVETTLDEQGHAEITAASQWQESHSPLQVILQASLLESGGRPVTRSVRQPIWPADALPGIRPEFALKEVYDYRTGSTIKQPVVDENGNAAFEIVYADAKGEKKAVSGLQVRLIRERRDYYWNWSDSEGWRSQFDQKDLQEGEESLDLPAGQTAKVSFPVEWGSYRLEVKGPDDVVSSVRFWAGYSWQDNSDGQGAARPDRVTMKLDKPAYRPGDTIKLHIAAPAAGKGYALVESSEGPLWWQEIDVPAEGMDLSIPVDKAWNRHDLYLSTLVIRPGDKSRSATPKRAVGLLHLPLGDENRRLNLALEAPAKMRPNQPLTVKVKASVKDGETPKQVNVLLSAVDSGVLNITDYATPDPWNAFFGQKRYGADIYDIYGQVIEGQGRLAGLRFGGDGDELKRGGKPPVNHVTIIAQQAQPVALDEKGEGAVTLPIGDFNGELRVMAQAWTADDFGSSEEKVIVAAPVIAELNMPRFLASGDTTRLALDLSNLTDKPQTLNVALAASGLLQLEGGEIPPVQLAPGARSTLFVPVRAHQGFGDGQLNATISGLNLPGETFAPMQKQWKLGVRPAFPAQTVNSGAVLQPGESWQAAAEQSQGFSPATLQGQLVFSGKPPLNLARYIRELKAYPYGCLEQTTSGLFPSLYTNAAQLKALGISGDSDEKRRAAVDIGISRLLQMQRDNGGFALWDKEGPEEYWLSAYAMDFLVRAGEQGYSVPANAVNNGNQRLLRYLQEPGLMTVRYSDDAQASRFAAQAYAALVLARQQKAPLGALREIWSRHDQARSGLPLLQLGIAMKLMGDAPRGDEALRLAMATPRQDTNRWLGDYGSELRDDALKLALLEENKLLPEAQNILLSNLADEAYGQRWLSTQESNALFLAGRTLQDLPGSWQAQTSLQGEPLSGEKAQTRNLTGDQLAALQVTNTGQQPLWLRLDSSGYPQVAPQPGGNVLGIERQIFDTHGQQKSLSSLRSGELVLVKLEVTAKRNVPDALVVDLLPAGLELENQNLANSSASLQENGEVVQNLLNQMQQADIQHLEFRDDRFVAAVAINEGQPVTLVYLARAVTPGTYQVPQPQVESMYVPQWRATGAASGPLTVTP; encoded by the coding sequence ATGAAACCATTTCGTTTGGCAGCGTTATCTTTGGCGCTACTCACCGCGCTATCGTTAACCGGCTGTGATGACAGCGGTAAACCTCAGGCGACTGCGCCAGCGGCGTCTGCGGCGGTGGAAAAAGAGAGCGCGAAGCCGGATAGCGCTCAGCTGGCGGCGCTGGCGGAAAAAAGCCAGGGTAAAGCGTTAACGCTGCTGGATGCCTCTGAAGTGCAGCTTGACGATGCGTCGACGCTGGTGCTGACCTTCTCTATTCCCCTGCAGCCGGATCAGGACTTCTCCCGCAGCGTACATCTGGTCGATAAAAAGAGCGGCAAAGTTGACGGCGCGTGGGAACTGGCGCCCAATCTTAAAGAGCTGCGGCTCCGCCATCTTGAGCCAAAGCGCGAGCTGATCGTTTCGGTGGATCCCACCCTGGCGGCGCTGAATAAAGCGACGTTTGGCAGCAGCTTTGAAAAAACCATTACCACCCGCGATATCGCCCCGAGCATCGGCTTTGCCAGCCGTGGCTCGCTGCTGCCAGGAAAAGTGGTGGCCGGACTGCCGGTGATGGCGCTGAATGTTGATAACGTCGACGTTAACTTTTTCCGTATCAAACCTGAATCACTTTCGGCCTTCGTCAGCCAGTGGGAATACCGTAATTCGCTGAGCAACTGGGAATCGGACGAGCTGCTGAAGATGGCCGATCTGGTCTACACCGGCCGTTTTGACCTTAATCCCGCGCGCAATACGCGTGAAAAACTGCTGCTGCCGCTGGCGGATATCAAACCTCTTCAGGAGCCTGGCGTCTATATCGCGGTAATGAATCAGGCGGGCCACTACAGCTACAGCAACGCCGCAACCTTGTTCACCCTCAGCGATATCGGCGTGTCAGCGCACCGCTATCACAACCGGCTGGATGTCTTTACTCAGAGCCTGGAAAACGGCGCGGCGCAGTCCGGTATCGATGTTCAGCTACTGAACGCCAAAGGGCAAACCCTGGCCCAGGCGAAAAGCGACGCTCAGGGTCACGTTACGCTGCAAACGGATAAAGACGCAGCGCTGCTGCTGGCGCGTAAGGACGGGCAAACTACGCTACTGGATCTCAAACTGCCGGCGCTGGATCTGGCGGAGTTTTCTATTGCCGGCGCGCCGGGATTCACAAAGCAGCTATTTATGTTTGGCCCGCGGGATCTCTATCGCCCGGGTGAAACAGTGATCCTCAACGCCCTGCTGCGCGATAGCGACGGTAAGCCGCTTCCCGAGCAGCCGGTGAAGCTGGAAGTGGTGCAGCCGGACGGCCAGGTTATTCGTTCAACGGTAAGCAAGCCGGTAAACGGCCTGTACCAGTTTACTTATCCGCTTGATAGCGGCGCGGCGACCGGAATGTGGCACATTCGCGCCAGCACCGGTGATAACCAGCCGCGCGAGTGGGATTTCCACGTCGAAGATTTTATGCCTGAGCGTATGGCGCTGAATCTTACGCCGCAAAGTACGCCCGTTGCGCCCGCTGATGATGTGAACTTTGCCGTAACCGGCGCTTATCTGTACGGCGCACCGGCCAGCGGCAACCAGCTACAGGGTAAACTGTTCCTGCGCCCGCTGCGCGACGCGGTGCCTGCGCTGCCAGGTTTCCAGTTTGGCGATATTGCCGAAGAGAATCTTTCCCGCAGCCTGGATGAGGTGGAGACCACGCTCGATGAGCAAGGTCATGCCGAAATAACTGCCGCCAGCCAGTGGCAGGAGAGCCACTCGCCGCTGCAGGTGATCCTGCAGGCCAGCCTGCTGGAATCCGGCGGTCGTCCGGTTACCCGGAGCGTCAGGCAGCCAATCTGGCCTGCCGATGCGCTACCGGGCATTCGTCCGGAATTCGCTCTGAAAGAGGTTTACGACTATCGCACCGGCAGCACGATTAAGCAGCCGGTGGTGGATGAAAACGGCAACGCCGCTTTTGAAATTGTTTATGCCGATGCCAAAGGCGAGAAGAAAGCGGTCTCCGGGCTGCAGGTGCGGTTGATCCGCGAGCGCCGCGACTACTACTGGAACTGGTCTGATAGCGAAGGCTGGCGGTCGCAGTTCGATCAAAAAGATCTGCAGGAAGGCGAGGAGTCGCTGGATCTTCCTGCCGGGCAAACGGCGAAAGTCAGCTTCCCGGTTGAATGGGGATCCTATCGCCTGGAAGTCAAAGGGCCGGATGATGTCGTCAGCAGCGTGCGCTTCTGGGCCGGTTACAGCTGGCAGGATAACAGCGATGGTCAGGGAGCGGCGCGCCCGGACCGCGTCACCATGAAGCTGGACAAACCGGCCTATAGACCAGGTGATACCATCAAACTGCATATTGCCGCTCCGGCGGCCGGTAAAGGCTATGCGCTGGTGGAGTCGAGCGAAGGGCCGCTATGGTGGCAGGAAATTGACGTTCCGGCGGAGGGGATGGACCTGTCGATTCCGGTGGATAAAGCCTGGAATCGCCACGATCTGTATCTCAGTACTCTGGTGATTCGTCCCGGGGATAAATCCCGCTCCGCGACGCCAAAACGGGCGGTGGGTCTGCTGCATTTGCCGCTCGGCGACGAAAACCGTCGTCTGAATCTGGCGCTGGAGGCGCCGGCTAAAATGCGCCCGAACCAGCCGCTGACGGTGAAGGTTAAGGCCAGCGTCAAAGATGGCGAGACGCCAAAGCAGGTTAACGTTCTGCTCTCCGCTGTGGATAGCGGCGTACTGAATATCACCGACTACGCGACGCCGGATCCGTGGAACGCTTTCTTTGGTCAAAAACGCTACGGAGCGGATATCTACGACATCTATGGTCAGGTGATTGAAGGGCAGGGAAGACTCGCGGGGCTGCGCTTCGGCGGCGACGGCGATGAACTCAAGCGCGGCGGCAAACCGCCGGTTAATCACGTGACGATTATCGCCCAGCAGGCGCAGCCGGTAGCGCTGGATGAGAAAGGCGAAGGGGCGGTCACCCTGCCAATCGGCGATTTTAACGGCGAACTGCGGGTCATGGCCCAGGCGTGGACCGCGGATGATTTTGGCAGCAGCGAAGAGAAAGTCATCGTTGCCGCGCCGGTAATTGCCGAGCTGAATATGCCGCGTTTCCTCGCCAGCGGAGACACGACACGTCTGGCGCTGGATCTCAGCAACCTGACCGACAAGCCGCAAACGCTCAACGTTGCGCTGGCCGCCAGCGGCCTGCTCCAGCTGGAAGGTGGCGAAATACCGCCGGTACAGCTGGCACCCGGCGCGCGCAGTACTCTGTTTGTGCCCGTTCGTGCCCACCAGGGCTTTGGCGACGGTCAGCTAAATGCCACTATCAGCGGCCTGAACCTGCCGGGGGAAACCTTCGCGCCGATGCAGAAACAGTGGAAGCTGGGCGTGCGTCCGGCGTTCCCGGCACAGACAGTGAATTCCGGTGCCGTCCTGCAGCCGGGTGAAAGCTGGCAGGCTGCGGCTGAGCAAAGCCAGGGTTTCTCCCCGGCGACGCTGCAAGGACAGCTGGTATTCAGCGGCAAGCCGCCGCTTAACCTGGCGCGCTACATTCGCGAGCTCAAAGCTTATCCTTATGGCTGCCTGGAACAGACAACCAGCGGGCTGTTCCCGTCGCTCTACACCAACGCAGCCCAGCTAAAAGCGCTGGGCATCAGCGGCGATAGCGATGAGAAACGACGCGCGGCGGTGGATATCGGCATTTCTCGCCTGCTGCAAATGCAGCGCGATAATGGCGGTTTCGCCCTGTGGGATAAAGAAGGGCCGGAAGAGTACTGGCTGAGCGCCTACGCGATGGACTTCCTCGTGCGCGCGGGCGAACAGGGCTACAGCGTACCGGCTAACGCCGTCAACAACGGTAACCAGCGGCTGCTGCGCTATTTACAGGAGCCGGGTCTGATGACCGTTCGCTACAGCGATGATGCCCAGGCCAGCCGTTTTGCCGCCCAGGCCTACGCCGCGCTGGTGCTGGCGCGGCAGCAGAAAGCGCCGCTCGGCGCGCTGCGCGAAATCTGGAGCCGCCATGACCAGGCGCGTTCCGGCCTGCCGCTGCTGCAGCTGGGCATTGCCATGAAATTGATGGGCGATGCGCCGCGCGGGGATGAAGCCCTGAGGCTGGCAATGGCGACACCGCGGCAGGATACGAACCGCTGGCTTGGAGACTACGGTAGCGAGCTGCGCGACGACGCGCTGAAGCTGGCGCTGCTGGAGGAGAACAAGCTGCTGCCGGAAGCGCAAAATATCCTGCTCAGTAACCTGGCGGATGAAGCCTACGGGCAGCGCTGGCTCTCGACCCAGGAGAGCAACGCTCTCTTCCTCGCCGGGCGCACGTTGCAGGATCTTCCCGGCAGCTGGCAGGCGCAAACTTCGCTGCAGGGCGAACCGCTTTCCGGCGAGAAAGCGCAAACCCGCAACCTGACCGGCGATCAGCTGGCTGCGCTGCAGGTAACCAACACCGGCCAGCAGCCGCTCTGGCTTCGTCTCGACAGCAGCGGATACCCGCAGGTCGCACCGCAACCTGGGGGGAACGTACTGGGGATTGAACGGCAAATTTTCGATACCCATGGCCAGCAGAAATCGCTCTCTTCGCTGCGCAGCGGCGAACTGGTGTTGGTGAAGCTGGAAGTCACGGCCAAACGTAACGTGCCGGACGCGCTGGTGGTGGATTTACTTCCGGCGGGGCTGGAGCTGGAAAACCAGAATCTGGCCAACAGCAGCGCCAGCCTGCAGGAAAACGGTGAAGTGGTGCAGAATCTGCTCAACCAGATGCAGCAGGCGGATATCCAGCACCTTGAGTTTCGCGACGATCGCTTTGTGGCCGCAGTGGCTATTAATGAAGGCCAGCCGGTGACGCTGGTGTATCTGGCGCGCGCGGTAACGCCGGGCACTTATCAGGTACCGCAGCCGCAGGTGGAGTCGATGTACGTACCGCAGTGGCGGGCAACCGGTGCGGCCAGCGGCCCGCTAACCGTTACCCCGTAA
- a CDS encoding amidohydrolase, which yields MINPAISEIITREEPAMIAFRRDLHAHPELPWEEKRTTDRIAEALEAIGIPYRRTHPTGIIADIIGGQPGKTVALRADIDALPVLELNDQLGYKSQTTGKMHACGHDAHTAMLLTAAHALYEVREQLAGNVRLIFQPAEEIAEGAKAMIQQGAIDNVDNVFGMHIWSGTPSGKISCNVGSSFASADLLKVTFRGRGGHGSMPEACIDAAVVASAFVMNLQSIVARETSPLESAVVTIGRMEVGTRFNVIAENAVLDGTVRCFSLAARQRLEAAITRYAEHTAAVYGATAQVDYCYGTLPVINEERSALLAQSVIRDTFGEGVLFSEKPTTGGEDFSFYMENIPGAFALLGSGNKDKGSDYAHHHGCFNIDEQVMKSGAELYAQYAWRYLRQSQF from the coding sequence ATGATTAACCCTGCCATAAGCGAAATTATCACCAGAGAAGAACCGGCGATGATCGCTTTTCGCCGCGACCTGCACGCCCATCCTGAACTCCCCTGGGAAGAGAAACGCACCACGGATCGCATCGCCGAAGCGCTGGAAGCCATTGGTATCCCTTATCGGCGAACTCATCCCACCGGTATTATCGCCGACATCATCGGCGGTCAGCCGGGTAAAACCGTGGCTCTGCGCGCGGATATTGATGCTCTACCGGTACTGGAGCTCAACGACCAGCTTGGCTATAAATCGCAGACCACGGGAAAAATGCACGCCTGCGGTCATGACGCCCACACCGCGATGCTGCTGACCGCGGCTCATGCCTTGTATGAAGTGCGCGAGCAGCTTGCGGGCAACGTCAGGCTGATCTTTCAGCCTGCAGAAGAGATTGCCGAAGGGGCGAAGGCGATGATTCAACAGGGGGCTATCGATAACGTGGATAACGTTTTCGGGATGCATATCTGGTCAGGCACGCCGTCCGGCAAAATCTCCTGCAACGTTGGCTCCTCCTTTGCGTCAGCGGATTTGCTGAAGGTCACGTTCCGCGGCCGCGGTGGTCATGGGTCGATGCCGGAGGCCTGTATCGACGCAGCAGTGGTCGCTTCCGCTTTCGTTATGAATCTCCAGTCAATCGTGGCGCGCGAGACTTCTCCGCTGGAGTCTGCGGTAGTGACTATCGGCAGAATGGAGGTTGGCACGCGCTTTAACGTCATTGCCGAAAACGCCGTACTTGACGGTACCGTACGCTGTTTCAGTCTTGCCGCACGTCAGCGTCTGGAAGCGGCAATTACGCGCTACGCCGAGCATACCGCCGCCGTTTACGGCGCCACCGCTCAGGTTGACTACTGCTACGGTACGCTGCCGGTCATCAACGAAGAGCGCAGCGCGCTGCTGGCACAGTCGGTTATTCGCGATACGTTTGGCGAGGGCGTCCTTTTTAGCGAAAAGCCAACCACCGGCGGAGAAGATTTCAGCTTTTATATGGAAAATATTCCCGGCGCCTTCGCGCTGCTCGGCTCAGGCAATAAAGATAAAGGCAGCGACTACGCGCACCACCACGGCTGCTTTAATATCGATGAGCAGGTGATGAAAAGCGGTGCTGAACTTTACGCGCAGTACGCATGGCGCTATCTGCGGCAAAGTCAGTTTTAA
- the sseA gene encoding 3-mercaptopyruvate sulfurtransferase has translation MSTSFFIAADWLAEHIDDPEIQIIDARMAPPGQEDRDVNAEYLAGHIPGAVFFDIEALSDHTSPLPHMMPRAEAFAVAMRELGVSSDKHLVVYDEGNLFSAPRAWWMLRTFGVEKVSIVAGGLEGWRRDELPLEQGLPELPEGDFDGRLDPQAIKRLTDVLLVSHEGSAQIVDARPAGRFHGQVAEPRPGLRCGHIPGALNVPWTELVINGELKTTDELNEIFARQGVDFEQPIIVSCGSGVTAAVVLLALTTLGVNGVSLYDGSWSEWGARADLPIEPLQ, from the coding sequence ATGTCTACCTCGTTTTTTATCGCAGCCGACTGGCTGGCGGAACATATTGATGACCCGGAAATCCAGATTATCGACGCGCGGATGGCCCCGCCGGGTCAGGAAGATCGCGATGTTAACGCAGAGTATCTGGCAGGCCATATTCCCGGCGCCGTCTTTTTCGATATCGAAGCCCTCTCCGACCATACCAGCCCGCTGCCGCATATGATGCCGCGCGCTGAAGCGTTTGCCGTCGCGATGCGCGAACTTGGCGTCAGCAGCGATAAACATCTGGTGGTGTACGATGAAGGTAATCTTTTCTCCGCACCGCGCGCCTGGTGGATGCTGCGTACTTTCGGCGTGGAAAAGGTGTCGATTGTTGCCGGTGGTCTTGAAGGCTGGCGTCGCGATGAACTCCCGCTGGAACAAGGCCTTCCCGAACTACCGGAAGGTGATTTTGACGGCCGCCTCGATCCGCAGGCGATCAAGCGTCTGACCGATGTGCTGCTGGTGAGCCATGAAGGATCGGCGCAGATCGTCGATGCTCGTCCTGCCGGTCGCTTTCACGGTCAGGTAGCCGAGCCCCGCCCGGGCCTGCGCTGCGGGCATATTCCCGGCGCGTTAAACGTTCCCTGGACCGAACTGGTGATTAACGGCGAACTCAAAACAACCGATGAACTCAATGAGATTTTTGCTCGCCAGGGCGTCGACTTTGAGCAGCCAATCATTGTCAGCTGCGGTTCAGGCGTAACGGCAGCGGTTGTATTACTGGCGCTCACAACCCTGGGCGTTAACGGCGTTAGCCTGTATGACGGCTCCTGGAGCGAATGGGGCGCACGGGCAGATTTGCCGATTGAACCGCTGCAGTAG
- the sseB gene encoding enhanced serine sensitivity protein SseB produces MSETKNELETLLEKAAIEPGHRPAFFRTLLESSVWVPGAAAQGEQVVEDSVLDLQHWEKDDGTSVIPFFSSLEALQQAVENEQSFVVMPVRTLFAMTLGETLYLNAKLPTGKEFAPREISHLLGEEGSPLSTQTVLEGGESLLLSEVAEPPAQMVDSLTTLFKTLKTVKRAFICSIKDSADAPANLLIGIEAEGDIEEVIQATGSVATDTLPGDEPIDICQVVEGEKGISHFMIAHITPFYEKRWGSFLRDFKQNRII; encoded by the coding sequence ATGTCCGAAACTAAAAATGAGCTAGAAACCCTGCTGGAAAAGGCGGCTATCGAGCCAGGCCATCGTCCGGCGTTTTTCCGTACCTTGCTGGAATCCTCCGTTTGGGTTCCGGGGGCCGCCGCGCAGGGCGAGCAGGTTGTTGAAGATAGCGTGCTGGATTTGCAGCATTGGGAAAAAGATGACGGTACCTCGGTCATTCCTTTTTTCTCCTCGCTGGAAGCGCTACAGCAGGCCGTTGAAAATGAACAGTCTTTCGTGGTGATGCCGGTACGTACGCTGTTCGCTATGACTCTTGGCGAGACGCTCTATCTCAACGCCAAACTACCTACCGGCAAAGAGTTTGCGCCGCGCGAGATTAGCCACCTGCTGGGGGAAGAGGGCAGCCCGCTCAGCACTCAGACCGTACTCGAAGGCGGGGAGTCGCTGCTGCTGTCTGAAGTCGCCGAGCCGCCCGCGCAGATGGTGGATTCACTGACCACGCTGTTTAAAACGCTGAAAACGGTGAAGCGCGCGTTTATATGTTCAATTAAGGACAGCGCCGATGCGCCGGCTAATCTGCTGATTGGCATTGAAGCGGAAGGCGATATCGAAGAGGTTATCCAGGCTACCGGCAGCGTAGCAACCGATACGCTTCCCGGCGACGAGCCGATTGATATCTGCCAGGTGGTGGAGGGGGAGAAGGGGATCAGCCACTTTATGATTGCCCACATTACGCCGTTCTATGAAAAGCGCTGGGGCAGCTTTCTGCGCGACTTTAAGCAGAATCGAATTATCTAA